One window from the genome of Moorena sp. SIOASIH encodes:
- a CDS encoding polysaccharide biosynthesis tyrosine autokinase, which translates to MGSQGAYKPSLSNHSGQQQYRTSPQLTGGAYDLEASKLDLRRILAAARRRAVLMAGVALTVTSGIIAKTLSAVPIYEGKFQLLLEPISGEDPLELQGKPGVNSIAAPTKSFEYDTQIQVLSSPQVMSEIVEQIQTQYPEINYHTLREGMMVSRLRETKILEVAYQDSDPERIQFVLEKVALGYIEYSQQQQEASIRQGIQFVSNQQPKIQGQINQLQLQLQQLQQKYNLINPQLQGQLLTNRVNGIVEHRQATQTQLRDRIILYGKLKGQLGLSSQQAAAVANLIETPRYQQLLSQLSTVESQMVLDLAQFKENQSTFKGLRQQQQNLLPLLSQEAERVMTSRMQGLSGNPQSASSSKLRLNLIQQLVETANQIKVLEMRQAAITKGESLMSEQLKQLAVIADRYTEVKQKIEVVTESLNRFESVRETLELESAKTSIPWQTIVEPQQPQKPISPNLPDTLLLSAVAGIVAGATAGFLAEKLHHLLNSTDDIKDYTRLPILGTIPFKKELQKCTTVTGVGIIPEPEAEAPQLGVGSGTYQISPVLEAFRSLQVNLQCLYSEKPISAIVVSSAEPADGKSTTAIFLALAAAAMGQKVLLVDGNLRFPEIHQKMDLPNLWGLSDVISGEIKVDDVIQRSPLEENLSVLTAGQISPDPTRFLNSPKMQNLVQYLKERFELVIFDTPPLLGLADARLLEPNTDGILMVVGLGKANQILFKEALSELRIAHSTVLGIVANGLKGYTTRAYDYYHHYFGNTLEETKV; encoded by the coding sequence ATGGGTTCCCAAGGAGCTTATAAGCCTTCCCTATCTAACCATAGTGGTCAACAGCAGTATCGAACTTCTCCACAACTAACAGGGGGAGCCTATGACTTGGAAGCCAGCAAACTCGATCTGCGTCGTATATTAGCTGCTGCTCGTCGTCGAGCTGTCTTGATGGCAGGGGTGGCCCTTACTGTGACATCCGGAATTATTGCCAAAACCTTAAGTGCAGTTCCGATCTATGAAGGCAAATTCCAGCTGTTACTCGAACCCATATCTGGTGAAGACCCGTTGGAGTTGCAGGGCAAACCCGGGGTAAATAGCATTGCTGCTCCAACTAAAAGTTTCGAGTATGACACTCAAATTCAGGTATTAAGCTCTCCTCAGGTTATGTCTGAGATTGTGGAGCAAATTCAAACCCAATATCCAGAAATAAACTATCATACTCTCCGGGAAGGAATGATGGTATCCCGACTGCGAGAAACCAAAATTTTAGAAGTTGCCTACCAAGATTCAGACCCGGAAAGAATTCAATTTGTTTTGGAAAAAGTTGCTTTGGGCTACATCGAGTACTCTCAGCAACAACAAGAGGCTAGCATCAGACAAGGCATTCAATTTGTCTCGAATCAGCAGCCGAAAATACAAGGACAAATTAATCAGCTTCAGCTACAACTCCAGCAACTCCAGCAGAAGTACAACCTGATTAATCCACAACTTCAGGGTCAACTGTTGACGAATCGGGTCAATGGTATTGTCGAACACAGACAAGCTACCCAAACTCAGCTCCGAGACAGGATTATACTGTATGGGAAACTCAAAGGTCAGTTGGGGCTATCCTCACAGCAAGCGGCAGCAGTAGCTAACCTTATAGAAACACCCCGTTACCAACAATTGCTCAGCCAACTTTCTACTGTAGAAAGTCAGATGGTGTTGGATTTGGCACAGTTCAAGGAAAACCAATCTACCTTTAAAGGATTAAGACAACAACAGCAAAATTTACTCCCCCTGTTAAGTCAGGAAGCAGAAAGGGTGATGACTAGCCGTATGCAGGGGTTGAGTGGCAATCCTCAATCGGCTTCTTCAAGTAAACTTCGCCTAAATTTGATTCAGCAGCTAGTAGAGACGGCGAACCAAATTAAGGTTTTAGAGATGCGCCAGGCCGCCATCACTAAAGGAGAAAGTCTGATGAGTGAACAACTCAAACAACTAGCTGTGATTGCCGACCGATATACAGAAGTCAAGCAAAAGATTGAGGTAGTAACAGAAAGCCTAAACCGCTTTGAGTCAGTTCGGGAAACTTTGGAACTTGAATCAGCTAAAACCAGCATCCCTTGGCAGACAATTGTCGAGCCGCAACAACCTCAAAAACCAATATCCCCCAATTTGCCTGATACTTTGCTCCTAAGTGCAGTAGCAGGGATAGTTGCAGGTGCCACAGCTGGGTTTTTAGCAGAAAAGTTACATCACTTACTGAACAGCACCGACGATATCAAAGATTATACTCGCTTACCAATATTAGGCACAATCCCCTTTAAAAAAGAACTCCAGAAATGCACTACCGTTACTGGTGTGGGCATAATACCTGAGCCGGAAGCGGAAGCTCCACAACTCGGCGTGGGATCTGGTACTTACCAGATTTCTCCTGTTTTAGAGGCGTTTCGCTCTCTCCAAGTTAATCTCCAATGTCTGTATTCTGAGAAACCCATTAGCGCTATAGTGGTAAGTTCTGCTGAACCAGCAGATGGTAAATCCACTACGGCTATATTTTTAGCCCTGGCAGCAGCAGCAATGGGGCAAAAGGTTTTACTGGTGGATGGTAATCTGCGCTTTCCTGAGATTCATCAGAAGATGGATTTACCTAATTTGTGGGGACTGAGCGATGTTATTTCTGGCGAAATCAAGGTTGATGATGTGATTCAGCGATCGCCTCTAGAGGAAAATCTCTCTGTCCTAACTGCTGGTCAAATTTCCCCCGACCCTACCCGGTTTCTCAATTCCCCAAAGATGCAAAATTTAGTTCAATATCTCAAAGAGCGGTTTGAGCTGGTAATTTTTGATACCCCTCCCCTACTTGGTCTGGCGGATGCTAGACTTCTGGAGCCTAATACCGATGGGATATTGATGGTGGTAGGTTTAGGCAAAGCTAACCAAATTTTGTTCAAAGAAGCTCTCTCGGAATTGAGAATTGCTCATAGCACAGTATTGGGTATAGTTGCTAATGGTTTAAAAGGTTACACAACCAGAGCCTATGATTACTATCATCATTACTTTGGTAATACTCTTGAGGAAACCAAAGTTTAG
- a CDS encoding glycosyltransferase family 1 protein, with the protein MNTKNTQHIALISVHGDPAIEIGKEEAGGQNVYVRQVGEALAKQGWQVDMFTRLSSSNQATIVEHTPGCRTIRLTAGPKAFVPRQEIFEYCGEFLTQLLKFQEQSGIHYSIVHTNYWLSAWVGMEWKKRQSLLDAVAHGGNPQDRAASLIQLHTYHSLGAVKYESVETIPKIAATRLDIEKAVLETAERIVATSPQEQEHMRTLVSSKGDIDIIPCGTDIDRFGKINRKEARQKLGLSPENKIIFYVGRFDQRKGIETLVRAVGSSKLRGDANLKLIIGGGSRPGEKDGMERDRIEGIVAELELQTITTFPGRIPDELLPAYYAAADVCVVPSHYEPFGLVAIEAMASATPVVASDVGGLQFTVVSEETGLLAPPKDAGAFAAAIDRILSDHDWKNQLGLGARARVENMFSWNGVAHQLSQLYESLLEAKSENLATTSA; encoded by the coding sequence ATGAATACGAAAAATACACAGCACATTGCTCTGATCTCCGTTCACGGAGATCCAGCGATAGAAATCGGTAAGGAAGAAGCTGGAGGACAGAATGTGTATGTGCGCCAAGTGGGTGAAGCTCTTGCTAAGCAGGGGTGGCAGGTCGATATGTTTACTCGCCTCTCCAGTTCCAATCAAGCCACAATTGTTGAACATACTCCAGGTTGTCGCACTATTCGCCTAACTGCTGGTCCAAAAGCATTTGTGCCACGGCAAGAGATTTTTGAATACTGCGGTGAGTTTTTAACCCAACTGCTTAAGTTTCAGGAGCAATCAGGCATTCACTACTCAATAGTACATACAAACTACTGGCTTTCGGCTTGGGTAGGTATGGAGTGGAAGAAGCGTCAATCCCTTCTTGATGCAGTCGCTCATGGGGGAAACCCCCAAGACCGCGCTGCATCGCTCATTCAACTTCACACCTATCACTCCCTAGGCGCAGTTAAATACGAGTCAGTAGAAACAATTCCGAAGATTGCTGCGACTCGCTTGGACATAGAAAAAGCAGTGCTAGAAACAGCAGAACGCATTGTGGCTACATCTCCCCAAGAACAAGAACACATGCGTACGCTAGTTTCAAGTAAGGGCGACATTGATATTATTCCCTGTGGTACCGACATTGACCGATTTGGCAAGATTAACCGCAAAGAAGCACGGCAAAAACTTGGGCTTAGCCCTGAAAACAAAATCATCTTTTACGTGGGACGGTTTGACCAACGCAAGGGCATTGAAACCCTAGTTCGAGCTGTTGGTTCCTCCAAGTTACGGGGTGATGCTAACTTAAAGCTGATTATTGGTGGTGGTTCTCGTCCTGGTGAGAAAGATGGTATGGAACGCGATCGCATTGAAGGGATTGTAGCTGAATTGGAACTGCAAACTATCACTACATTTCCTGGACGCATTCCTGATGAACTACTGCCAGCTTATTATGCTGCAGCTGATGTTTGCGTAGTACCAAGTCACTACGAGCCTTTTGGTTTAGTTGCCATCGAAGCCATGGCTAGTGCCACCCCTGTAGTAGCTAGTGATGTCGGTGGTCTTCAGTTTACCGTTGTATCTGAAGAAACTGGCTTACTGGCACCACCCAAAGATGCTGGTGCTTTTGCAGCTGCTATCGATCGGATTCTCTCGGATCACGACTGGAAAAATCAACTTGGTTTAGGGGCAAGAGCAAGGGTAGAAAATATGTTTAGCTGGAATGGTGTTGCCCATCAGCTGAGTCAGCTCTATGAGAGCTTGCTGGAAGCCAAATCAGAGAATTTAGCAACAACTAGTGCCTGA